One part of the Corynebacterium aurimucosum ATCC 700975 genome encodes these proteins:
- a CDS encoding TlpA family protein disulfide reductase — MSQYSRWPGYVKASIVAIVALAALAFVGVVNLLEDDEPEVPVPEAQEQEVAKRPKCPEGPIAGVDLPCLGAAGTAAAKNVQIVTVWAWWCEPCRTELPFFEDLARSHSTWNVVGVHADANAANGAALLNDLQVNIPSYQDDDGAFAGELGLPGVIPITLVVRDGIVEEKFIKPFTSAEELEEAVEEVLQ; from the coding sequence ATGAGCCAATATTCTCGGTGGCCTGGATACGTGAAGGCGAGCATCGTTGCCATTGTCGCGCTGGCAGCACTCGCATTCGTCGGCGTGGTGAATCTCCTTGAAGATGATGAGCCGGAGGTCCCCGTCCCCGAGGCGCAGGAGCAAGAGGTAGCTAAGCGTCCCAAGTGCCCCGAAGGTCCCATCGCTGGCGTGGACCTTCCCTGCCTGGGCGCGGCCGGTACCGCGGCGGCCAAGAACGTTCAGATCGTCACGGTGTGGGCATGGTGGTGTGAACCGTGCCGCACGGAGCTGCCCTTCTTCGAAGACCTTGCGCGCTCGCACTCCACGTGGAATGTCGTCGGCGTGCATGCGGATGCCAACGCAGCTAACGGGGCGGCGCTTTTGAACGATCTGCAGGTCAATATCCCCAGCTACCAGGACGATGATGGAGCCTTCGCTGGCGAGCTCGGGCTGCCGGGCGTCATCCCAATCACCCTCGTGGTGCGCGACGGCATAGTGGAGGAGAAGTTTATTAAACCTTTTACCTCCGCAGAAGAATTGGAGGAGGCCGTCGAGGAGGTTCTCCAGTGA
- a CDS encoding NUDIX hydrolase: MSRLFPAHAPEWLRPALGVDTSKVQERLIRHLPAARRRRESAVLVLLKGMRFEDGEVLLTHRSPSMRSHSGQIAFPGGRKDEEDASLVDAALREAEEETGLDRSTVTPLEQWGKLDIPATGNTVSPVLAYWHKPGTVWPASPAETDDVFTVPLRELADPANRLMVGFSRWKGPAFRTRGYLVWGFTAGVLSGLMDHAGWSVDWDKNLVHDLRDSLDRSLNNEKIG, from the coding sequence GTGAGCCGCCTGTTTCCCGCGCACGCCCCTGAGTGGCTGCGCCCCGCGCTCGGGGTCGATACCAGCAAGGTACAAGAGCGCCTCATCCGTCACCTCCCGGCCGCTCGGCGCCGTCGCGAATCGGCAGTGTTGGTGCTGCTGAAAGGCATGAGGTTTGAGGATGGCGAGGTGCTGCTCACGCACCGCTCGCCCTCGATGCGCTCGCACTCCGGCCAGATTGCATTTCCTGGTGGGCGCAAGGATGAGGAGGACGCCTCGCTTGTCGACGCCGCCCTGCGCGAAGCCGAAGAAGAAACCGGCCTCGACCGCTCCACCGTTACTCCTCTTGAACAGTGGGGCAAGCTGGATATCCCGGCGACCGGCAACACCGTGAGCCCAGTCCTGGCGTATTGGCATAAACCGGGCACCGTGTGGCCGGCGAGTCCGGCGGAAACAGACGACGTCTTTACCGTCCCACTGCGGGAGCTGGCGGATCCTGCCAACCGCCTGATGGTGGGCTTTAGCCGTTGGAAGGGGCCGGCGTTTCGGACACGCGGCTACCTGGTGTGGGGATTTACAGCGGGAGTGCTGTCCGGGCTCATGGACCACGCGGGGTGGAGCGTGGACTGGGATAAGAATCTGGTTCATGATCTGCGTGACTCACTCGATCGCTCTTTGAATAATGAGAAGATAGGCTAG